tatctctctggtcagTATGTGGATCTGGACCAAGTTGAGATAACTCCAGAAAATAACACTGCATTGATGcaaatttgattttattgtgtGTAAGGGAGTGAGGGGTAGGGCGAACATTCAACTGTTGGCCTCAATGGTCTCGAGGATCCAGTTGACATATGTGAATACTTTGACGTAGAGGCCAGGTTCTCCAGGTTCTGCACATGGTGTGCCTCCCCAGGATGTAGTTCCTTGAAACATTCCGTCACAGATGAGTGGGCCCCCTGAGTCACCCTACAGCGTAGAGGGTAGTCGGGGGGAGAGAGGTTAGAAAATGGGGGTCTGTATTATGCAGAGTCCAGAAGCTCTTAGATGAGGACTCCCAGAAGTTATTGCCCACAATGGGGAAATGGACATTGTCTCTgagtatgagattttttttttttttttagtttttgggccacacccggctatgctcaggggttcctcctggctgtctgctcagaaatagctcctggcaggcacgggggaccatatgggacaccgggattcaaaccaaccaccttaggtcctggataggctgcttgcaaggcaaacaccgctgtgctatctctccgggccctgagtatGAGATTTCAAGAGCAGACAGTGGACAATTTCTGATCCAAGTGGGGGAAGCTCCTGAAAGTGGGGTCAAACAGGTGATAGGAAGAGGAGCAGCATCCATGGAGGGAGCTCCAAACTCCacctcccccaagcaccactcagATGTCAGTTCCTATTTGCAGCTTTCTTGGACTTATGAAAAACAGACATTTTAGGGTGAGAGTGGACGAGGGATCTGTGGAATGATCAGATCGCCACTGGGATGTCTGGGAGATGGGGCAGGCTCACCGTGCAGGAATCCTGGCCGCCGTTCAATTGTCCAGCACACAGCATGAACTCGGTGACTTTATATATGTGACCTTGAGAACATATGTCTTTGGGCAGGAGTCTGACATTCAGACACTGGAGTGTCGCTGGGATGGTAATGCTGTCTATAGACCAGAGAGACACTGTATGTCTTGCTTTCTCCCACATTCCCTTACAGATTGAGACCCTCACCCCTGCCCTCCCCAACCGTCCCTTGTGTTGCCTTCTCCCAGAGGACCTTAACTTTCTCATCCAGCCTATCTCAGATCCCTCATGTCACCCCACAGCTACAGAATCCCTCATGTCCAGACCCTCTTCCTAACCTCCTCTCTTGCTGTGCCTGTTGGAACACTGGTCCTGCATTTCCCCATGTCTGGTGTGGACACAGGGCAGTCTCATACCTGGAATGATGCTGCCCCAGCCAGAGACAGAGCAACTGCTCCCCACTTGAGGCTCCCTGGTGGGCAGGTGCAGGACTTGCACTGACTGTGTTAGCTGGACAGGCTTCTTCAGGCGCAGCAGCATGAGGTCATGGCTGAAATCTGAGCCCCGGAAGGTGTTGACAAACTCAGTCCAGTTCAAGTTGCTATTTGCTATTAGGTTCTGGAGGGTCATGTTGTAGAGTGGATGTGGGAAGCTGGCACTGACCTCAGCAAGTTGGGCTGTGTGTTTGTCCAAGATACGGTTGTGGAGCCCCAACCAGACCTCATATTCACTGGGGAGGAGAAGAttagaggggagagggaagagaagtgAGGGGgatgaaagaagataaaagattCTAATgatgggggctggcgaggtgtcgctagaggtaaggtgtctgccttgcgagcgctagccaaggaaggaccgcggttcgatcccccggcatcccatatggtctccccaagccagggggcaatttctgagtgcttagcctggagtaacccctgagcatcaaacgggtgtggccaaaaaaccaaaaaaaaaaaaaagattctaatgatggggccggtgaggtggcgctagaggtaaggtgtctgccttgcaagccttgcatcccatatggtccccccaagccaggggcaatttctgagcacttagccaggagtaatccctgagcaacccctgaaaaaccaaaaaaaaacaaaacagattttaaTGAGAAATAGGGGGACTGGATatatagcgggtagggcatttgccttgcccatgatcACCCAGCTTGGATtgttggcatcctatatggtcttttgcgcccaccaggaggaatttctgaactcagggccaggagtaattcctgagcacagccatgtattacccaatccccccaaatatgtgaagagaaagaaatgtggaAGGAGCTGGAAGATACAAGTTGCTGAGTTCTGAGGAAGAGAGCTTGTATGGCAATAAGGGaacaggaaagagagggagagaaagagggagggagggagagagtgagagtgagagagagagagagagagagagagagagagagagagagagagggagggagagagagaaaggggaccACTAGTCCAGATACCTAAAGATCCCTCTCTCTCTGCACAGGTCCCTGCCCCACTTACGGGCTAATGCAGTGGGCGGCTGTGAGCACCCACTGGGGGTGAACAAGGACACCCCCACAATTATGACGGCCGCGGTAGTGCAAAGCTGCCTGCCAGGGACGTGAATTTTCCTCACATCCCCAACCTCCGATGATTCGGGGATTGATTTGGATACCTGGATGATGGGGTGCAGCATCTGTGTGGGGGAGAACACTGAATTAGGGGTGCAGGAAAGGGAGATGTGGCTGGGCTGTGGGGTACAGGGATGTGACCTGGGCCCTGGGCTGGAAACCTCTGGAGATGGGCAGTAAAGTTGGGATTGTGGAGGGGTGTAGAGATAGTTCTGTAGGCATTTGGGATATCCTCAGCCCTGTAAAGGGAGAGAAGGTTGTTCTTGAGTTTGGGCTTTTGGGGTCTTGGTTCAGGGGAGTGAAGGCCCCTCAATGCTGAGACAGGAGTTTGGGGGAGCAGGAAGAAGTCAGGAAGAAATTTGGGGCAGTAATTGTGGGTGATGGGGATCAGTTTACACAAATGATTAGGCTGTGGGAAGCAGATTTGGGCAGTCAGAAAGGAACACGGGAAATCAGGGATTTGGAGTCCTAACTGAGGCCCAAAGGTGTCAGCATGCTGAGGGTTTGGGGAAACTGGTCTTCCCAGTCAATGCCTAAAAGGAAagggttaggggccagagcaatatcacagaggtaggacatttgccttgcatatggctgacctaggatggatccaggtttaatccctggcatcccatatagtcctccgaatctgccaggagcaatttctgagtgcaaagcccgcagtaacccctgcacaccaccagatgtgggccCCCCAGAAAAGAAAGGGTTAGAGTTAGAAGAGGGGAGGGTCCTATGAGTCAGGGTTGGCAAGGTCAAAGAAGGGAGCACTCCTGAGTCCTGCTAAATTCAAGAATCAAGGGGAGCCTCACAGGGATTATATTTCATGGGCAACAGGGCTTCACATGTTGGGGCCCCTGGTGTATGTGGGGCTGAGGCTCAGGATCGTCCCCTAAACCCCATCCTGCTCACCAATCATCGCCAGGGTCAGGGCCAGGCCCAGGGTCAGGAGCCACATGGTGGTAGAATCTGCGTCTGTTCGAAGTCAAGCAGGAGGCAGGCTCTAAACTGGGAGGGGGCCTTTCTTGAGGCTTTAAGAACCCGAACTCCACCCACAACAGGGCTGGCCCCTGTCTTCTGGCACTCAGATGTCACCTTGTGACCATGTTACCTTCAGGACTGGAGACACTCTAGCCCAGCCCCTCCATCACCCTGAAAGGCAGAATAGTTTGCACCTGTGGCCTGGCTGCTCCAGGGCAGCAGTTCTTGATCACGAGATGCTTCCCTGGGGCTGCCGCCAAGTGGGCAGAACTGTACCTCCCCAGGTCTAAACTTCTGGGCACAGGAAGGTAAGGGGTGGTGGGTAGTCTTTCCAGTAAGAGGAGAACATGAAGACTAGAACTCCCAAACCAGTCCTCACCTGTCTGAGCCCCATGACTTCATCTACCTTTAGACACCAGTCACTGGTATTTAATCCATCTTAATACCTACACTGCCTTCCCCTGGCACCTCTGGGATCCAGACTTCTAACACCCCCTTGGGATAAAAGCTTGAAATTTCAGAATATCTTCATCCTTACAACCACATCCCTTGGCTCAAGATCATAGTTTCCATATCGATCCCAGGACCTTAGTCCTCCAAATTATAATGACTCCATTTATCAGACAAGTTTGCAGTCCCCATCCACACAATTTTAGCACCCAAGTCTATGAAGCTGAAGCTCATAGAAATCTCCAGAGACAGTTCTAAAGAATTCAACTTGAATGTAGTTTAAATGATTGCGATAATTGGAGGTGTCGCATCACCACGTTCATGTC
This window of the Suncus etruscus isolate mSunEtr1 chromosome 14, mSunEtr1.pri.cur, whole genome shotgun sequence genome carries:
- the LOC126028631 gene encoding blarina toxin-like, which translates into the protein MWLLTLGLALTLAMIDAAPHHPGIQINPRIIGGWGCEENSRPWQAALHYRGRHNCGGVLVHPQWVLTAAHCISPEYEVWLGLHNRILDKHTAQLAEVSASFPHPLYNMTLQNLIANSNLNWTEFVNTFRGSDFSHDLMLLRLKKPVQLTQSVQVLHLPTREPQVGSSCSVSGWGSIIPDSITIPATLQCLNVRLLPKDICSQGHIYKVTEFMLCAGQLNGGQDSCTGDSGGPLICDGMFQGTTSWGGTPCAEPGEPGLYVKVFTYVNWILETIEANS